The following proteins are co-located in the Hydrogenophaga sp. RAC07 genome:
- a CDS encoding DUF2189 domain-containing protein: MTDSSLASTRPVSLRSPGRWLALGWADLRRNPVPGLVHGLLLTAFGWLLLWAARDQFWLLAGAFSGFLIVAPILATGLYQVSRQRSAGLGEVVELWRSGDGRLVKFGLLLGLAGTGWVLTSAGLITLWSPVPILKPVDFLRHVVLVREIGLFEVWLLLGALLAAPVFASTVVALPMLVDTRVSVMEAVTESWRAVASHPGPMALWAVVIALLVGLGMLTALLGLIVLIPLLAHASWHAYRDLTAHRMGR; this comes from the coding sequence ATGACCGATTCCTCTCTCGCTTCCACACGCCCTGTCTCGCTTCGGTCGCCTGGGCGCTGGCTGGCTCTGGGCTGGGCCGACCTGCGGCGCAACCCGGTACCGGGCCTGGTACACGGCTTGCTGCTCACCGCCTTTGGCTGGCTGCTGCTCTGGGCTGCACGTGACCAGTTCTGGCTGCTGGCCGGTGCCTTCTCGGGCTTTCTCATCGTCGCGCCCATCCTCGCCACCGGGCTCTACCAGGTCAGCCGCCAGCGCAGCGCCGGCCTGGGCGAGGTGGTTGAGCTCTGGCGCTCGGGCGATGGCCGTTTGGTGAAGTTCGGCCTGCTGCTGGGCTTGGCCGGCACGGGCTGGGTGCTGACCTCGGCCGGACTCATCACGCTGTGGTCGCCCGTGCCCATCCTCAAGCCGGTGGATTTCCTGCGTCACGTCGTGCTGGTGCGCGAAATCGGCCTGTTCGAGGTCTGGCTGTTGCTCGGCGCCTTGCTCGCAGCGCCCGTGTTCGCGTCCACCGTGGTGGCCCTGCCCATGCTGGTGGACACCCGCGTCTCGGTGATGGAGGCAGTGACGGAGAGCTGGCGCGCCGTGGCCAGCCATCCCGGGCCCATGGCGTTGTGGGCGGTGGTGATTGCCCTGCTGGTCGGACTGGGCATGCTCACCGCCTTGCTCGGGCTCATTGTGCTGATCCCGCTGCTGGCCCACGCCAGCTGGCACGCCTACCGCGACCTGACCGCCCATCGGATGGGGCGCTGA
- a CDS encoding ABC transporter ATP-binding protein, giving the protein MTAPTLPASRGSLPPEGAARPWGGPAAGPGPTLLNVKGLRVSFGGQEVVHGIDFSIKAGEKLALVGESGSGKTVSALSLLRLVHNADVSGSALLNGRDLLQLTEHQLRGVRGDEVAIIFQEPMTALNPLYTVGDQIGEVLQLKKGLTPRQALASTIELLASTGIPEPARRADAFPHQLSGGQRQRAMIAMALASAPKLLLADEPTTALDVSLRGQILDLLADLQRQHGMAVLLITHDLNLVRRFADRVAVMEQGHLVEQGAVSDVFAAPQHAYTQMLLASKPERDVAPAQPPAADATPVLQARGLRVGYPVPLPGLTGWFKKGEFVAVQGADLDVAPGQTLGVIGESGSGKSTLALAALGLLPYQGNLQVTGSDWTQALKSGESRALRQRVQVVFQDPFSSLSPRMTIEQIVGEGLLVHQPGLSVAQRRERVVKALADVGLVDDPRRGGDWLQRYPHEFSGGQRQRLAIARALIIDPQLLVLDEPTSALDVTVQKQVLALLQRLQRERGLSYLLITHDVDVIQAMAHHVIVMKDGEVVESGPVEQVLRAPEHPYTRTLVQAAA; this is encoded by the coding sequence ATGACGGCCCCCACGCTCCCCGCTTCGCGAGGTTCGCTGCCCCCCGAGGGGGCTGCCCGGCCTTGGGGCGGCCCGGCGGCGGGGCCCGGCCCCACGCTCCTCAACGTCAAAGGCCTGCGCGTCTCGTTCGGCGGCCAGGAAGTCGTTCACGGCATCGACTTTTCCATCAAGGCGGGCGAAAAGCTCGCGCTGGTGGGCGAATCCGGCTCGGGAAAAACGGTCTCGGCGCTCTCGCTGCTGCGCCTGGTGCACAACGCCGACGTGAGTGGCTCGGCGCTGCTCAATGGACGCGATCTGCTGCAGTTGACCGAACACCAGCTGCGCGGTGTGCGCGGTGACGAGGTGGCGATCATTTTTCAGGAACCCATGACGGCGCTGAACCCGCTCTACACCGTGGGCGACCAGATCGGCGAGGTCTTGCAGCTCAAAAAGGGCCTCACGCCGCGTCAGGCGCTCGCGTCCACCATCGAGCTGCTGGCCTCCACCGGCATCCCGGAGCCGGCGCGCCGCGCCGATGCCTTCCCGCACCAGCTCAGCGGCGGCCAGCGCCAGCGCGCCATGATCGCCATGGCCCTGGCCAGTGCGCCCAAGCTGCTGCTGGCCGACGAGCCCACCACCGCGTTGGATGTGAGCCTGCGTGGCCAGATATTGGATCTTCTGGCAGATTTGCAGCGCCAGCACGGCATGGCGGTGTTGCTGATCACGCACGACCTGAACCTGGTGCGCCGATTCGCCGACCGCGTGGCCGTGATGGAGCAGGGTCATCTGGTGGAGCAGGGCGCAGTGAGCGACGTGTTTGCCGCGCCGCAGCACGCCTATACCCAGATGCTGTTGGCGAGCAAACCCGAGCGCGACGTGGCGCCGGCCCAGCCGCCCGCCGCCGATGCCACGCCGGTGCTGCAAGCCCGCGGCCTGCGCGTGGGTTATCCCGTTCCACTGCCCGGCCTGACGGGTTGGTTCAAGAAAGGTGAGTTCGTCGCGGTCCAGGGCGCCGACCTGGACGTGGCGCCGGGTCAGACGCTGGGCGTGATTGGCGAATCGGGCTCGGGCAAGTCCACGCTTGCGCTCGCCGCGCTGGGTTTGCTGCCCTACCAAGGCAACTTGCAGGTCACAGGATCCGACTGGACGCAAGCTTTGAAGAGTGGCGAGAGCAGGGCGCTGCGCCAGCGGGTGCAAGTCGTGTTCCAGGATCCGTTTTCATCGCTGTCCCCGCGCATGACCATCGAACAGATCGTGGGCGAAGGACTGCTGGTGCACCAGCCTGGGCTTTCCGTGGCGCAACGCCGTGAGCGCGTGGTCAAGGCACTGGCCGATGTGGGCCTGGTGGACGACCCGCGGCGCGGTGGCGACTGGTTGCAGCGCTACCCGCACGAATTTTCGGGTGGCCAGCGTCAGCGACTGGCCATCGCCCGCGCGCTCATCATCGATCCACAACTGCTCGTGCTCGATGAGCCCACCAGCGCGCTGGATGTCACCGTTCAGAAGCAGGTGCTGGCCCTGCTGCAGCGCCTGCAGCGCGAACGCGGCCTGAGCTACTTGCTGATCACGCACGACGTGGATGTGATCCAGGCCATGGCGCATCATGTGATCGTGATGAAGGACGGTGAGGTGGTCGAAAGTGGCCCGGTTGAGCAGGTGCTGCGCGCCCCCGAGCACCCTTACACCCGCACCTTGGTGCAGGCCGCCGCCTGA
- a CDS encoding ABC transporter permease — MSGWTRVSNSTEAVTPSLSPSARAWRRFKRNRLGYWSLVLFCLLVVGSLFAEVLSNDRPLVVRYEGTTYFPMVKDYAETVFGGDFDTTTDYLDPFIREQITQGDNWAIYAPNPYGPQTLNYFAKLPNPSPPRLDNLFGTDDRGRDLLAQLIYGFRVSVLFALALTVIGVLLGVVTGAIQGFFGGKTDLAFQRFIEIWGSMPELYLLIIFSAVFAPSISLLLILLSLFGWMGLSDYVRAEFLRNRQLDYVRAARALGLSNWQIIWRHVLPNSLTPVVTFLPFRMSAAILALTSLDFLGLGVPPGTPSLGELLSQGKNNIDAWWISLSTFAVLVITLLLLTFMGDALRDALDPRKADK, encoded by the coding sequence ATGTCTGGGTGGACCCGCGTGTCAAATTCGACTGAAGCCGTGACACCGTCGTTGTCCCCGAGCGCGCGCGCCTGGCGGCGCTTCAAGCGCAACCGTCTGGGCTACTGGAGCCTCGTGCTGTTCTGCCTGCTGGTGGTCGGCAGCTTGTTCGCCGAGGTGCTGTCGAACGACCGGCCCTTGGTCGTGCGCTACGAAGGCACCACCTATTTCCCCATGGTCAAGGACTATGCAGAAACCGTGTTCGGCGGCGACTTCGACACCACCACCGACTACCTCGATCCCTTCATCCGCGAGCAGATCACCCAAGGCGACAACTGGGCCATCTACGCACCCAATCCGTATGGCCCGCAGACACTGAACTACTTCGCCAAGCTGCCCAATCCTTCGCCGCCGAGGCTGGACAACCTGTTCGGTACCGACGACCGCGGCCGCGACCTGCTGGCGCAACTGATCTACGGTTTTCGCGTGAGCGTGCTGTTCGCACTGGCGCTCACCGTCATCGGTGTGTTGCTGGGTGTGGTCACCGGCGCCATCCAGGGTTTTTTCGGCGGCAAGACCGATCTCGCCTTCCAGCGCTTCATCGAAATCTGGGGCTCCATGCCGGAGTTGTATTTGCTCATCATCTTTTCGGCCGTGTTCGCGCCCAGCATCAGCCTGTTGTTGATCCTGCTCAGCCTGTTCGGCTGGATGGGTCTGAGTGACTACGTGCGCGCCGAGTTTCTGCGCAACCGCCAGCTCGACTACGTGCGTGCCGCGCGCGCGCTGGGCCTGTCCAACTGGCAGATCATCTGGCGCCACGTGCTTCCCAACAGCCTCACGCCGGTGGTCACCTTCCTGCCGTTCCGCATGAGCGCGGCGATCCTGGCGCTGACCTCGCTCGACTTTCTGGGCCTGGGTGTGCCGCCCGGCACGCCCTCGCTGGGTGAACTGCTGAGCCAGGGCAAAAACAACATCGACGCCTGGTGGATTTCACTCTCCACCTTCGCGGTCCTGGTGATCACGCTGCTGCTGCTGACCTTCATGGGCGATGCGCTGCGCGATGCGCTCGATCCGAGAAAGGCCGACAAATGA
- a CDS encoding microcin C ABC transporter permease YejB translates to MWVYILKRLLLMIPTLFGVLLLTFVVIQFVPGGPVDQYLAEARAGAGAAGAEGGSVYRGAQGVDPKRIEQIKALYGFDKPAHERFFQMLGQFARFDLGTSFFQNKAVSELIMEKLPVSITLGLWTFLISYGVAVPLGVAKAVRAGSRFDLVTTLLVLIGYAIPGFVLGVALLVIFGGQLQWFPLRGLTSSNWEELSWGARIVDYLWHITLPVTAMVLGSFAVTAMLTKNAFLEEIRKQYVMTARAKGLSERQVLWKHIFRNALIPIVTGFPSAFIGAFFAGSLLIETLFSLDGLGLLSYESVIRRDYPVVLGTLFFFTLIGLVTKLISDLCYVWVDPRVKFD, encoded by the coding sequence ATGTGGGTCTACATCCTCAAACGCCTCCTGCTGATGATCCCGACGCTGTTCGGGGTGCTGCTGCTGACCTTCGTGGTGATCCAGTTCGTGCCGGGTGGGCCGGTGGATCAGTATCTCGCCGAAGCCCGTGCGGGTGCCGGCGCAGCGGGGGCCGAAGGTGGTTCGGTGTACCGAGGCGCACAGGGTGTTGACCCCAAACGCATCGAGCAGATCAAGGCCCTCTACGGCTTCGACAAACCCGCGCATGAGCGCTTCTTCCAGATGCTCGGCCAGTTCGCGCGCTTCGACCTGGGCACCAGCTTTTTCCAGAACAAGGCGGTGTCCGAACTCATCATGGAGAAACTGCCGGTCTCCATCACGCTGGGCCTGTGGACCTTCCTCATCAGCTACGGCGTGGCCGTGCCGCTGGGCGTGGCCAAGGCGGTGCGCGCCGGCTCGCGCTTCGATCTGGTCACCACCTTGCTCGTGCTCATTGGCTACGCCATCCCCGGCTTCGTGCTGGGTGTCGCGCTGCTGGTGATCTTTGGCGGGCAGTTGCAGTGGTTCCCGCTGCGCGGCCTCACGTCCTCCAACTGGGAAGAACTCAGCTGGGGCGCCCGCATCGTCGACTACCTGTGGCACATCACCTTGCCGGTCACCGCCATGGTGCTGGGCAGTTTTGCGGTCACGGCCATGCTGACCAAGAACGCGTTCCTGGAAGAGATCCGCAAGCAGTACGTGATGACAGCGCGCGCCAAAGGCCTGAGCGAGCGGCAGGTGCTGTGGAAACACATCTTCCGCAATGCGCTCATTCCCATCGTCACGGGCTTTCCGTCGGCCTTCATCGGCGCTTTCTTCGCGGGGTCGTTGTTGATCGAAACGCTTTTTTCGCTCGACGGTCTGGGTTTGCTGAGCTACGAAAGTGTGATCCGGCGCGACTACCCGGTGGTGCTCGGTACTTTGTTCTTTTTCACGCTCATCGGCCTGGTGACCAAGCTGATTTCCGACCTCTGTTATGTCTGGGTGGACCCGCGTGTCAAATTCGACTGA